The proteins below are encoded in one region of Acidobacteriota bacterium:
- a CDS encoding ABC transporter permease → MRWLSQIVAVTAFSLRGLPQRLGSSAVTVVGIGGVVMVLVGVLSVAAGFRATLASTGDADNVIVMRSGATSEMVSGLSLEQVQIISEQPTVARDGEDRPLSSGELFVVVDQPKKGTGTGANVPLRGVEQASFEVRSSFEVVEGRLFEAGRNELIVGRAASEEFEGLSLGSEVRWGDIDWRVVGIFDTGGTAEDSEVWCDAKVLQPAYQRGTSYQSVHAKLESPAALESFVAGLKADPRVNVKVQRESDYYSEQSTVMTALITGLGTMIALLMGFGAIFGALNTLYAAVSARTREIATLRALGFGSGPVVISVLAESLALAALGGLLGAGLAFVLFNGFQAATLNFQTFSQVAFAFAVTPFLMTVGIFYALLMGLFGGFFPAIRAARLPVSTALRQL, encoded by the coding sequence ATGCGCTGGCTGTCGCAGATCGTCGCCGTCACCGCCTTCAGCCTGCGCGGCCTGCCGCAGCGCCTGGGTAGCTCCGCCGTGACGGTGGTCGGCATCGGTGGGGTGGTGATGGTGCTGGTCGGAGTGCTCTCCGTTGCCGCCGGTTTCCGCGCCACCCTCGCCAGCACCGGCGACGCGGACAACGTCATCGTCATGCGCTCCGGCGCCACCTCCGAGATGGTCAGCGGTCTGTCCCTGGAGCAGGTGCAGATCATCAGCGAGCAGCCCACCGTGGCGCGGGACGGCGAAGACCGACCGTTGTCGTCGGGCGAGCTGTTCGTCGTCGTCGACCAGCCAAAGAAGGGCACCGGCACCGGCGCCAACGTACCCCTGCGGGGGGTCGAACAGGCCTCCTTCGAGGTGCGGAGCTCCTTTGAGGTGGTCGAGGGACGGTTGTTCGAAGCCGGGCGCAACGAACTGATCGTCGGCCGCGCCGCCTCGGAGGAGTTCGAGGGGCTCTCCCTGGGCTCCGAAGTGCGCTGGGGCGACATCGACTGGCGGGTGGTGGGGATCTTCGACACCGGCGGCACCGCCGAGGACTCCGAAGTCTGGTGCGACGCCAAGGTGCTGCAGCCGGCCTACCAGCGGGGCACGTCCTACCAGTCCGTCCACGCCAAGCTGGAGTCGCCGGCCGCCCTCGAATCCTTCGTCGCCGGCCTGAAGGCGGATCCGCGGGTCAACGTCAAGGTGCAGCGGGAGTCGGACTACTACTCCGAGCAATCGACGGTGATGACCGCCCTGATCACCGGCTTGGGCACCATGATCGCCCTGCTGATGGGCTTCGGCGCCATCTTCGGCGCTCTCAATACCCTGTACGCGGCGGTCTCCGCTCGTACCCGCGAAATCGCCACCCTGCGAGCCTTGGGCTTCGGCTCCGGTCCGGTGGTGATCTCGGTGCTCGCCGAGTCCCTGGCCCTGGCCGCCCTGGGAGGACTTCTCGGCGCCGGGTTGGCCTTCGTGCTGTTCAACGGTTTCCAGGCGGCGACGCTCAACTTCCAGACCTTCTCGCAGGTTGCGTTCGCCTTCGCCGTGACGCCTTTTCTGATGACCGTCGGAATCTTCTACGCCCTCTTGATGGGCCTCTTCGGCGGCTTCTTCCCGGCTATTCGCGCCGCGCGCCTGCCCGTATCCACCGCCCTGCGGCAACTCTGA
- a CDS encoding efflux RND transporter periplasmic adaptor subunit codes for MNETRQKLGDLRISDDDRSPDASGGRRWGLVALAAVLLVLALGAGWWLTRPRAVEVETATVVREGGGVESRAAVLDASGYVVARLRATVSSKITGKIEEVLVEEGVSVEEGQVLARLDASGPQRQVRLAEAELASAKSSQEETRVLLADARRSAERSRSLAEQDILSTSMLDEDQATADALAARLELGRDQIAVAERRLAVARQALDDTVVRAPFAGMVVTKDAQPGEMISPVSAGGGFTRTGICTLVDMNSLEIEVDVNEAFITRVRPDQPVRAVLNAYPDWDIPTRVITPVPTADRQRATVRVRIAFEEMDERILPEMGVKVSFLEEAEPVPTQADRPRLWIPTSAARQDDGGTFAWVVEDGTARRRAIETGTERSERVEVARGLTVGEVVVTENTADLSDGQAVRAEAE; via the coding sequence ATGAACGAAACCCGCCAGAAGCTGGGAGATCTGCGCATCTCCGACGACGACCGATCACCAGATGCCTCCGGTGGCCGCCGCTGGGGGCTGGTCGCCCTGGCGGCGGTGCTGCTGGTGCTGGCCCTCGGCGCCGGCTGGTGGCTGACCCGCCCACGGGCTGTTGAGGTCGAGACCGCCACCGTCGTGCGCGAGGGCGGCGGGGTGGAAAGCCGCGCCGCGGTCCTCGATGCCTCCGGCTACGTCGTCGCCCGGCTGCGGGCAACGGTGTCCTCCAAGATCACCGGCAAGATCGAAGAAGTGCTGGTCGAAGAAGGTGTCTCGGTGGAGGAGGGCCAGGTGCTTGCCCGCCTCGACGCCTCGGGCCCCCAGCGGCAGGTCCGCTTGGCCGAGGCCGAACTGGCCTCCGCCAAGAGTTCGCAGGAAGAAACGCGGGTGCTGCTGGCCGACGCAAGACGTTCCGCCGAACGCAGCCGTTCCCTCGCCGAGCAGGACATCCTGAGCACCTCCATGCTCGACGAAGACCAGGCGACGGCCGATGCCCTCGCCGCCCGCCTCGAACTCGGCCGCGACCAGATCGCCGTCGCCGAACGCCGCCTCGCCGTCGCCCGCCAGGCCCTCGACGACACCGTGGTGCGGGCGCCCTTCGCCGGCATGGTGGTCACCAAAGACGCCCAGCCCGGCGAGATGATCTCCCCGGTCTCCGCCGGCGGCGGCTTCACCCGCACCGGCATCTGCACTCTGGTCGACATGAACTCCCTGGAGATCGAAGTCGACGTCAACGAGGCCTTCATCACCCGCGTCCGGCCCGACCAGCCGGTGCGCGCGGTCTTGAACGCCTATCCGGACTGGGACATCCCCACTCGGGTCATCACCCCGGTCCCCACCGCCGACCGTCAGCGGGCCACCGTGCGGGTGCGCATCGCCTTCGAAGAAATGGACGAGCGCATCCTGCCGGAGATGGGGGTCAAAGTCTCCTTCCTCGAAGAAGCCGAACCGGTCCCCACCCAAGCCGACCGCCCCCGCCTGTGGATCCCCACCTCCGCCGCTCGCCAGGACGACGGCGGCACCTTCGCCTGGGTGGTAGAAGACGGCACCGCCCGCCGCCGGGCCATCGAAACCGGCACCGAGCGCAGCGAGCGGGTGGAGGTGGCGCGAGGCCTGACGGTGGGCGAGGTCGTGGTCACCGAGAACACCGCCGATCTCAGCGACGGGCAAGCGGTGCGGGCCGAGGCGGAATGA
- a CDS encoding DUF4256 domain-containing protein codes for MKAKERDELLKTLEERFAANPQRHSGVVWADVLAKLGGWPEALRSIHEMEKTGGEPDVVVLDTGANHIVFCDCSVESPAGRRSLCFDQEALEARKKNKPRGSAAGMAAEVGVDLLTEEQYRALQKLGEFDLKTSSWVATPPEVRALGGAIFCDRRYGRVFTYHNGAQSYYAARGFRGVVRV; via the coding sequence ATGAAAGCCAAGGAACGGGACGAGCTTCTCAAGACGCTGGAAGAGCGGTTTGCCGCGAATCCTCAGCGGCATTCCGGCGTGGTGTGGGCCGACGTCCTGGCGAAGCTTGGAGGCTGGCCTGAGGCTCTGCGGTCGATACACGAGATGGAGAAGACCGGTGGCGAGCCGGATGTGGTGGTTCTCGACACCGGCGCGAATCACATCGTCTTCTGCGACTGCTCGGTGGAGAGTCCTGCGGGGCGGAGGAGTCTCTGCTTCGACCAAGAGGCCCTCGAAGCACGGAAGAAGAACAAGCCGCGCGGCAGCGCCGCCGGGATGGCCGCCGAGGTGGGCGTCGATCTTCTGACTGAGGAGCAGTACCGAGCGCTGCAGAAACTCGGCGAGTTCGATCTGAAGACTTCGAGCTGGGTGGCGACACCGCCCGAGGTACGGGCGCTCGGCGGAGCAATCTTCTGCGACCGGCGCTACGGCCGAGTGTTCACTTACCACAATGGTGCGCAGTCCTACTACGCTGCCCGGGGCTTCCGTGGAGTGGTTCGGGTGTGA
- a CDS encoding VWA domain-containing protein yields MVLHPVPAMSLRLLLATTFLVASAATAQPAPPTDAEAPVFETVLPDTPQALQVDGGPCVDIVTRPVERWRVSLYFDPTLLTPSSMASSARALANRAGALATLGEVEVVLVDPVPTPYLNPTGDAAAIREALLDLADSSALAGELAEIRSELPERPLDEAARRLERELVAEEKDLLERSRDALLHHLATVDRAVPSALFRVRDEITFEDWAVAAENELAAIAAASGWTLLPLAMDRAPAPARPAASPPRDAAALSGGRSVRSPEDLDRALVALEGSQVVQCLPLQEMPVDSLAEVTDGDGNPLRLASSNTPMAIRETRARAVLEGTGDRGPLTVRGAVRLGPGGGGNEGPPLAEGVGAVTAVLDLASDNPDSARFLATLYLDRLDAAPLVVHRTFAADDLAGAARWRWRERLEVGDLRGGAVVIEDRAAGRWGAARLEFGGARLADGPGRTVDAISATSVSEDSTDTPPQAADERTPRQPPETNTAAPTVGRRVILLLPPRRAGLGRLAGGIEGAVTGKVRLETLVTTPAVMWVEFYLDGEKVAEDDRQPFSATVDLGREARPQTLRVVALDGGRGVLGEHTLDINQAAASFRFRLTRVAGEPAGSTLTVSADLDLPPDGVLERVEFYWNEELITTTGRTPQDFRLELPPEASDNASAADYLRLQAVLADGRTLEDVWLAASPGLTDRVEVNLVEIFAVVSDRGGKPVPDLSAEDFRVERKGETLAVSRFQIADEVPLVLGLLVDTSESMWVLMPDTKKAASRFLTETVAPGDGAFLVSFDDQPRLIHPYSQDVLDLIRGFGALRASGGTALWDSIVFSLGQIADAPGRRALVLLTDGQDFGSRFGPRRAVELARAQGVPVYILSLAGLASEQIGGRPRARPYGRADLETVTARTGGRLFDIDRFDQLTEAYAQINAELRNQYILGVSTNRPLSAEELADIKVEVQGLQVRAATGRGGS; encoded by the coding sequence ATGGTCTTGCATCCCGTTCCGGCGATGAGCCTTCGACTTCTCCTCGCCACCACCTTCCTCGTCGCCTCGGCGGCGACCGCCCAGCCCGCACCGCCGACCGACGCCGAGGCTCCCGTCTTCGAAACGGTGCTGCCGGACACCCCGCAGGCGCTCCAGGTGGACGGTGGGCCGTGTGTCGACATCGTCACCCGGCCGGTCGAGCGCTGGCGGGTCAGCCTCTATTTCGATCCCACCCTGCTGACCCCGTCTTCCATGGCGTCGAGCGCCCGCGCCCTGGCGAACCGCGCGGGCGCCCTGGCGACCCTGGGCGAGGTCGAGGTGGTCCTGGTCGATCCGGTGCCGACGCCCTACCTGAACCCCACCGGCGACGCCGCCGCCATCCGCGAGGCGCTGTTGGACCTGGCCGATTCGAGCGCGCTGGCCGGCGAACTGGCGGAGATTCGCTCGGAGCTGCCGGAGCGCCCCCTCGACGAGGCCGCTCGGCGCCTGGAACGAGAACTGGTGGCCGAAGAGAAGGACCTGCTGGAGCGCTCCCGTGACGCCCTCCTCCACCATCTGGCGACGGTGGACCGCGCCGTTCCGTCCGCCCTCTTCCGGGTGCGCGACGAAATCACCTTCGAGGACTGGGCGGTAGCGGCCGAAAACGAGCTGGCGGCGATCGCCGCCGCCTCCGGCTGGACCCTCCTGCCGTTGGCGATGGACCGGGCCCCGGCACCGGCGCGGCCGGCGGCGTCTCCTCCGCGGGATGCCGCCGCCCTCTCCGGAGGGCGGTCCGTGCGGAGTCCGGAGGACCTCGACCGGGCCTTGGTGGCCCTTGAGGGATCACAGGTGGTGCAGTGCCTTCCGCTCCAAGAGATGCCGGTGGATTCCCTCGCCGAAGTCACCGACGGTGACGGCAATCCCCTTCGCCTCGCCTCCTCCAATACGCCGATGGCGATCCGAGAAACGCGGGCGCGGGCGGTCCTGGAGGGCACCGGTGACCGAGGCCCCCTCACCGTGCGGGGTGCCGTGCGCCTCGGCCCGGGGGGTGGTGGCAACGAAGGCCCGCCGCTCGCCGAAGGCGTGGGCGCCGTCACCGCCGTTCTCGACCTCGCGTCGGACAACCCGGACTCCGCCCGGTTCCTGGCGACCCTCTACCTCGACCGGCTCGACGCCGCACCGCTGGTCGTCCACCGCACCTTCGCGGCCGACGACCTCGCCGGCGCCGCCCGCTGGCGCTGGCGCGAGCGCCTCGAGGTAGGCGATCTGCGCGGTGGCGCGGTGGTGATCGAAGACCGCGCCGCAGGGCGTTGGGGGGCGGCTCGCCTGGAATTCGGAGGAGCGCGGCTGGCCGACGGACCCGGACGCACCGTCGACGCGATATCGGCGACTTCGGTCAGCGAAGACTCCACGGACACCCCACCACAAGCCGCCGATGAACGGACGCCGCGGCAACCTCCCGAGACCAACACCGCCGCGCCCACCGTCGGACGCCGGGTCATCCTGCTGCTACCGCCCCGGCGCGCCGGCCTGGGACGCCTGGCCGGCGGCATCGAAGGAGCGGTCACCGGCAAAGTTCGGCTAGAGACCCTCGTCACTACGCCGGCGGTCATGTGGGTGGAGTTCTACCTCGACGGCGAGAAGGTGGCGGAAGACGACCGCCAGCCCTTCTCCGCCACGGTGGATCTCGGAAGAGAAGCCCGGCCGCAAACCCTGAGAGTCGTCGCCCTCGATGGCGGCCGCGGAGTCCTCGGCGAGCACACCCTCGACATCAACCAGGCGGCGGCCTCCTTCCGCTTCCGGCTGACGCGGGTGGCCGGCGAGCCGGCAGGCAGCACCCTCACCGTCTCCGCCGACCTCGACCTACCGCCGGACGGAGTCCTCGAGCGGGTAGAGTTCTACTGGAACGAAGAGCTGATCACCACCACCGGCCGTACGCCCCAGGACTTTCGTCTGGAGCTGCCGCCGGAAGCCTCCGACAACGCCTCCGCCGCCGACTACCTACGCCTCCAAGCGGTGCTCGCCGATGGCCGCACCCTGGAAGACGTCTGGCTCGCCGCCTCGCCGGGCCTGACGGACCGGGTGGAGGTCAATCTGGTGGAGATCTTCGCGGTGGTGAGCGACCGCGGCGGCAAGCCGGTACCCGATCTCTCGGCAGAAGACTTTCGGGTCGAGCGCAAAGGTGAAACCCTGGCGGTCAGCCGCTTCCAGATCGCCGACGAAGTGCCCCTCGTCCTCGGCCTGCTGGTCGACACCTCCGAGAGCATGTGGGTGCTGATGCCCGACACCAAGAAGGCCGCCTCGCGTTTCCTGACGGAAACCGTCGCGCCCGGCGACGGCGCCTTCCTGGTCTCCTTCGACGACCAGCCGCGCCTGATCCACCCCTACTCCCAGGACGTGCTCGATCTGATCCGCGGCTTCGGGGCGCTGCGCGCCAGCGGCGGCACCGCCCTGTGGGACTCCATCGTCTTTTCCCTCGGGCAGATCGCAGACGCCCCGGGCCGGCGGGCGCTGGTCCTTCTGACCGACGGCCAGGACTTTGGCAGCCGCTTCGGTCCCCGCCGCGCCGTCGAACTAGCCCGCGCCCAAGGGGTGCCGGTGTACATCCTGTCCCTCGCCGGGCTGGCGAGCGAACAGATCGGCGGCCGGCCGCGGGCGCGGCCCTACGGCCGGGCCGACCTCGAAACCGTCACCGCCCGCACCGGCGGCCGGCTGTTCGACATCGACCGCTTCGACCAACTCACCGAAGCCTACGCCCAGATCAACGCCGAACTGCGCAACCAATACATCCTCGGCGTCTCGACGAACCGCCCCCTGAGCGCCGAAGAACTCGCCGACATCAAAGTCGAAGTCCAAGGCCTACAGGTCCGAGCCGCCACCGGCCGCGGCGGCTCCTAG
- a CDS encoding ABC transporter ATP-binding protein, with amino-acid sequence MSTPDSDKKKVHRLRDGWQEAKGILWARRGRLAVGFGLMIVSRLAGLVLPATSKVLIDDVLGQGRTDLLMTLAAAAGAATVVQAVTTFGLSQLLGVAAQRSITELRRQVQEHVSRLPVSYFDSTKGGVLISRIMTDAEGIRNLVGTGIVQLVGSFITAAISMVVLFWLNWRLTSLTLLVLVVFGGIMAFAFSRLRPLFRERGKLNADVTGRLSEALGGIRIVKVYTAEKREQRVFTGGVHKLLRNVAKSVTAVAGVGALASLLFGGIGVLMMVIGTRSIVAGTMTLGDFVMYIFFTGMLVAPVVQIASIGTQLSEAFAGLDRIRELMTVTAEDAEDADRAGLPGVRGDIAFEDVTFEYEEGVPVLKDISFAAQAGSTTALVGSSGSGKSTLIGLVTAFYRPLAGRVTVDGKDLSTLRLQDYRRHLGVVLQENFLFDGTIAENIAYGHPNATREEVEQAAAVAHCTEFVEGFEDGFDTVIGERGVKLSGGQRQRLAIARAILADPAILILDEATSSLDSESEGLIQEALGHLRTGRTTFVIAHRLSTIVSADQILVIEAGEIVERGDHPTLLAAGGRYRELYDKQHRVVTDRFINPGEDFTPEPEREAAPKAGGGSMMRPG; translated from the coding sequence TTGAGTACACCCGATTCCGACAAGAAGAAAGTCCACCGCCTGAGGGACGGCTGGCAGGAAGCCAAAGGCATTCTGTGGGCGCGCCGCGGCCGGCTGGCCGTGGGCTTCGGCCTGATGATCGTGAGCCGCCTCGCCGGCCTGGTGCTGCCGGCCACCTCCAAGGTGCTGATCGACGATGTTCTCGGCCAGGGCCGCACCGACCTGCTGATGACCCTCGCTGCCGCCGCCGGCGCCGCCACGGTGGTTCAGGCGGTCACCACCTTCGGCCTGTCGCAGCTCCTGGGAGTGGCCGCCCAGCGCTCCATCACCGAGCTGCGGCGACAGGTGCAGGAACACGTCAGCCGGCTGCCCGTCTCCTACTTCGACTCCACCAAGGGCGGCGTGCTGATCTCGCGCATCATGACCGACGCCGAGGGCATCCGGAACCTGGTCGGCACCGGCATTGTGCAGCTCGTCGGCAGCTTCATCACCGCCGCCATCTCGATGGTGGTGCTGTTCTGGCTCAACTGGCGCCTGACCTCCTTGACGCTCCTCGTGCTGGTGGTCTTCGGCGGCATCATGGCCTTCGCCTTCAGCCGCCTGCGACCGCTCTTCCGGGAGCGCGGCAAGCTCAATGCCGACGTCACCGGCCGGCTGTCCGAAGCCTTGGGCGGAATTCGCATCGTCAAGGTCTACACCGCCGAGAAGCGCGAGCAGCGGGTGTTCACCGGCGGCGTCCACAAGCTGCTGCGCAACGTCGCCAAATCGGTGACGGCGGTGGCCGGCGTCGGTGCCCTTGCCAGTCTGCTGTTCGGCGGCATCGGCGTGCTGATGATGGTAATCGGCACCCGCTCGATCGTCGCCGGCACCATGACCCTCGGTGACTTCGTGATGTACATCTTCTTCACCGGCATGCTGGTGGCGCCGGTGGTGCAGATCGCCTCCATCGGCACCCAGCTCTCGGAGGCCTTCGCCGGCCTCGACCGCATCCGAGAGCTGATGACCGTCACCGCCGAAGATGCCGAAGACGCCGACCGCGCCGGCCTGCCGGGAGTGCGCGGCGACATCGCCTTCGAGGACGTGACCTTCGAGTACGAAGAAGGGGTGCCCGTGCTGAAGGACATCTCCTTTGCAGCGCAGGCCGGTTCGACCACCGCCCTGGTGGGCTCCTCGGGCTCCGGCAAGAGCACCCTGATCGGCCTGGTGACGGCCTTCTACCGCCCCCTCGCCGGCCGGGTGACGGTGGACGGCAAAGACCTGAGCACGTTGCGCCTCCAGGACTACCGGCGGCACCTCGGCGTGGTGTTGCAAGAGAACTTCCTGTTCGACGGCACCATCGCCGAGAACATCGCCTACGGCCACCCGAACGCCACCCGCGAAGAGGTCGAACAGGCGGCCGCCGTCGCCCACTGCACGGAGTTCGTCGAGGGTTTCGAGGACGGCTTCGACACGGTGATCGGCGAGCGTGGGGTCAAGCTCTCCGGCGGCCAGCGGCAGCGCCTGGCGATCGCCCGCGCCATCCTGGCGGACCCGGCCATCTTGATCCTCGACGAAGCCACTTCCAGCCTCGATAGCGAGAGCGAAGGGCTGATCCAGGAGGCCCTCGGCCATCTACGGACCGGCCGCACCACCTTCGTCATCGCCCACCGCCTGTCGACCATCGTCAGCGCCGACCAGATCCTGGTGATCGAGGCGGGCGAGATCGTCGAGCGCGGCGACCACCCCACCCTGCTGGCGGCCGGCGGCCGCTATCGCGAGCTCTACGACAAGCAGCACCGGGTGGTGACGGACCGCTTCATCAATCCCGGAGAGGACTTCACCCCGGAACCGGAGCGCGAAGCAGCGCCCAAGGCCGGCGGCGGCTCAATGATGCGCCCCGGCTAG
- a CDS encoding PA domain-containing protein, with protein MNRRHLPAVLLALLLALVVASPAFAGANVIVVGIDPPGVGLNDTTPATPVGGNPGVTLGEQRQIAYQFAADIWGATLESDVDIFVLASFTPLTCTPTGAVLGSAGTTFVFSDFDPSARPTTWYHSSLADKIAGVDLNPGFGDIISRFNSLIDDDPTCLGGRGWYYGLDNDAGTGVDFLNVILHEMAHGLGFSNFTNEATGAFFNGQDDIFSVFTQDNTTGLTWVEMATDAERVASAINDGNVVWNGPEVTARTDRFLGNRPFVDAGVAGTFDAQAAAFGPALTLGGTTGPVVLVDDGVAPRTDACEPLVGDLTGAVALIDRGGCGFTTKVGNAQAAGAVAAIVANNVAGGPAPMGGSDPTITIPSVGITLDQGNAIKGNLPGLTATIGLNPNKLSGADDNGLARLYAPPVVALGSSISHFDSVATPNLLMEPAINSDLEGAQTLDLTPFQMVDVGWSLMDGDGDGVGDIEDQCIDSDTGPTVVIGSCDSGVDNTLFGDGCSISDNLTQCELDASHPLEYLGCSFHYLLYLKFSHEINGREFSRLLRCVIRNLHP; from the coding sequence ATGAATCGTCGCCACCTACCGGCCGTTCTGCTCGCCTTGCTGCTCGCCCTGGTCGTCGCTAGCCCGGCCTTCGCCGGCGCCAACGTCATCGTCGTCGGGATCGACCCGCCAGGGGTCGGCCTGAACGACACCACCCCGGCCACTCCGGTCGGCGGCAACCCCGGCGTCACCCTCGGCGAACAGCGCCAAATCGCCTACCAGTTTGCCGCCGACATCTGGGGCGCCACCCTGGAGAGCGATGTGGACATCTTCGTCCTCGCCTCCTTCACTCCACTCACCTGTACCCCGACCGGCGCCGTCCTCGGCTCTGCCGGCACCACCTTCGTGTTCTCAGACTTCGATCCTTCGGCGCGACCGACGACCTGGTACCACTCCTCCCTGGCGGACAAGATCGCCGGCGTGGACCTGAACCCCGGCTTCGGCGACATCATCTCGCGCTTCAACTCGCTGATCGATGACGATCCGACCTGTCTCGGGGGCCGCGGCTGGTATTACGGCCTGGACAACGACGCCGGCACCGGCGTGGACTTCTTGAACGTCATCCTGCACGAGATGGCCCACGGTCTCGGCTTCTCGAACTTCACCAACGAAGCGACCGGCGCCTTCTTCAACGGCCAGGACGACATCTTCTCGGTGTTCACCCAGGACAACACGACCGGCCTCACTTGGGTCGAGATGGCGACCGACGCCGAGCGCGTGGCCTCCGCCATCAACGACGGCAACGTGGTGTGGAACGGTCCTGAGGTCACCGCCCGGACCGACCGGTTCCTGGGCAATCGGCCGTTCGTCGATGCCGGCGTCGCGGGCACCTTCGATGCGCAGGCCGCCGCCTTCGGGCCGGCCTTGACCCTCGGAGGCACCACCGGACCGGTGGTGCTGGTGGACGACGGCGTCGCTCCCCGCACCGATGCCTGCGAACCGCTGGTCGGCGACCTCACCGGCGCCGTCGCGTTGATCGATCGGGGTGGCTGTGGCTTCACCACCAAGGTCGGCAACGCTCAAGCGGCCGGCGCCGTGGCGGCGATCGTGGCGAACAACGTGGCCGGCGGCCCCGCCCCGATGGGCGGCTCGGACCCCACCATCACCATCCCTTCTGTGGGCATCACCCTCGACCAAGGCAACGCCATCAAGGGCAACTTGCCGGGCCTCACGGCGACCATCGGCCTCAACCCGAACAAACTGTCCGGAGCCGATGACAACGGTCTGGCGCGTCTCTATGCGCCGCCGGTCGTCGCCCTCGGTTCGTCGATCTCGCACTTCGACTCGGTGGCCACTCCCAACCTCTTGATGGAGCCCGCCATCAACTCCGACCTAGAGGGCGCACAGACCCTCGATCTGACCCCCTTCCAGATGGTCGATGTCGGTTGGTCCCTGATGGACGGCGACGGCGACGGCGTCGGTGACATCGAAGATCAGTGCATCGATTCCGATACCGGCCCGACGGTGGTCATCGGAAGCTGCGATTCGGGTGTCGACAACACGCTGTTCGGCGACGGCTGCAGCATCTCCGACAACCTCACCCAGTGCGAACTCGATGCCTCTCATCCGCTCGAGTACCTGGGCTGCTCGTTTCACTACCTGCTGTACCTCAAGTTCAGCCACGAGATCAACGGGCGCGAATTCAGCCGCCTGCTGCGCTGCGTGATTCGAAACCTGCACCCCTGA